The window TCTATCTCTCAGGCTGGATGGTCGCCGCGCTGCGCTCGGATTTCGGCCCCCTGCCCGACCAGTCGATGCACGAGAAGACCAGCGTCCCGGCCCTGGTGGAGGAGCTCTACACCTTCCTCAAGCAGGCCGACGCCCGCGAGCTTGGCGGCATGTTCCGCGATCTCGACAAGGCCCGCAAGGGCGGTGACGAGATGGAAGCCAAGCGCATCGAGACCGCGATCGACAACTACGAGACCCACGTGGTTCCGATCATCGCCGACATCGATGCCGGCTTCGGCAATGCCGAGGCAACCTACCTCCTCGCCAAGAAGTTCATCGAAGCGGGCGCCTGCTGCCTCCAGATCGAGAACCAGGTCTCGGACGAGAAGCAGTGCGGCCACCAGGACGGCAAGGTCACGGTTCCGCACGAGGACTTCATCGCGAAGATCCGGGCAATCCGCTATGCCTTCATGGAACTGGGGGTCGAGGACGGTCTGATCGTGGCGCGCACCGACTCGCTGGGCGCCGGACTCACCAAGCAGATCGCCTATACCCGCACGGCGGGCGACATCGGCGACCAGTACAACAGCTACCTCGACTGCGAGGAAGTGGGAGCCGGTGAGGTCGGTCACGGCGAAGTCCTGATCAGCCGTGACGGCAAGCTCATGCGCCCCAAGCGCCTGCCCAGCAATCTCTACCAGTTCCGCAAGGGAACCGGCGAGGACCGCTGTGTGCTCGACTGCATCAACGCGCTTCGCAATGGTGCCGACCTGCTGTGGATCGAAACCGAGAAGCCGCATATCGGCCAGATCGGCGGAATGGTCAGCCGCATTCGCGAGGAAATGCCCAATGCTAAGCTGGTCTACAACAATTCGCCCAGCTTCAACTGGACGCTCAATTTCCGCCAGCAGGTCTACGATGCCTGGGAAGCGGCGGGACGTGATCTTTCGGGCTATGACCGCGCGAAGTTGATGAGCGTGGACTACGACGGCACCGAGCTGGCGGCCGAGGCCGACGAGCGCATCCGCACCTTCCAGAGGGACGCGGCGCGCGAGGCGGGCATCTTCCACCACCTCATCACCCTGCCGACCTACCACACCGCGGCGCTGTCGACCGACAACCTCGCCAAGGAGTACTTCGGCGAACAGGGCATGCTCGGCTACGTCAAGGGTGTCCAGCGCCAGGAGATCCGCCAGGGCATCGCCTGCGTGAAGCACCAGAACATGGCCGGTTCGGACATCGGCGATGACCACAAGGAATACTTCGCCGGCGAAGCGGCTCTCAAGGCTGGCGGCGAACACAATACGATGAACCAGTTCGCGGCCTGACCGCCTCGCCTGGGAGAGGAGCGAGCGCATGGATATCCGCGAACACCTGAAATTGCCGAGCGGGGTAACTCTCAAACTCGCCCCGCTCGCCGATACCGAAGAACTGACAACGACCGACGCCAATCCCGGCGCGCGCAATGGAAGGAGACGTGACATGATGACTGCAACGACCACGACCGAACCGGCCCGCGCCCGCGCGGTGCTGTCCAACCAGGACTTCAAGCTGCTGCAGGACGCCTGCCTGTTCTACCTGAAGGCCCATGAGGACGATCCCATCTCGTCCAAGTACTCCGCGCTCTATCACCGCCTCGGCTCGGCAATCCGCCGTTGATGGAGCCCCCGGCACCGGCGCTCCAGAACGCCGGGTCGGGAAGCCGAATTCTTCGAGTTTTCCTGGGGAGGAAAGCGTGGCCCGTTCCGCAGTCACTGCGGGGCGGGCCCATTTGCATGCCGGAGCGCCCTGTTGAGATGGAGGAGCGGTACTCCCGGATAGTTACGCAAGGCTCGATTAGAGTATCCGTGATGATCAAGTCTGAGATTGCGCCCAGCATCTATCGGCTTTGAGCAGAGCGTTTGCGGTCACGACGAGCTTTCGCATGACGGCGGTGATGGCGATTTTGGCGGGCTTTCCTGCGGTGACGAGTTGTTGGTACTTTGCCTTGAGGTCAGGGTTGTATCGGGCGGCGACGAGGGCCGGCATATAGAGGGCCTGCCTCACGTTAGCACGTCCGCCGCGGATGAAGCTTTTGCCTTTCCATTGTCCGGATTGCCGCGCAATCGGTGCAAGGCCGGCAAGGGACGCGGCCTGCTTGTTCTCAAGGCTGCCGAGTTCGGGCATGGTGGCGATGAGCTGGTTGGCGGTCAGCGTTCCCACACCCGCGATGCTGGTCAGTATCTGGTGTCGACGAGCGAGTACGGCATCGGCGGCGATCAGGTTGGAGATCTCAGCATCGAGGGCCGCGATATGTCGATCAATCTGTTCGAGCCGCTGGCGACACTGGCGCTTGAGAAAGGCGATGGTGAGATTTTTCTCACGATTTTTGAGCGCGGTGCGATCACGAACCAGGCCATCTCGGGCATTGATGAGTTCCGCCATTTGGGTCTGCTGTGGGCTTCGAGCGGGTCTGACCACTGGCTGCAAGGTTGCGGCCATACGAGCCAGCAGGATGGCGTCAATGCGATCAGTCTTGGCCAGCGTGCCAGTCGCCTGGGCGAAGCGCCGGGCCCGTTCAGGGTTGAGCTTCACACAGGGCCAGTTGGTCAGCGCCGCCTCCAGTGCGCGATGATAGGTGCCGGTTGCCTCGTAGGCGATCCGTTCGATCGGCCATTGTCGCAGCCAGGCGATCAGCGCCTTGTGCCCCTTGGCGGTATTGGCAAACTGGCGCTCGGCGCCGACGGGGTAGGCATGGCAATCGAGGCTCGCTTTGGAGATGTCGATGCCGATCGTCTGTGGTAGATTGTCGCTCATCTTTTCCGCTGTCCCATGCTTGTCATCCGGGTCCAAAACCCCGGTATCCGTTCGGGCCTGATGGAAAAGAAAGGGGCGATCCTACTCTAACCCGGTCCCTTAACGACCGGCGGTTTCGCGATCCGTCCCCTTCCGCCCGGACCGGGGTGGCCACCCCGGTCCGGGCAATCCAGCATGGCCCAAACGGACGGCGATGTCATAAGACAAGCGGTCTCAAGCCCGATCCCACTACAGCTTACGCATGGGCACCAGCGGCACGGATACCCTCGACCTGATCGCGACGAGCGCGCTCCAGCAGTCCCGGATGGACCTGGTATTGCTGGCGGGCATCGTATGCCTGATGGCTTCGGGGACGACCGTCCTGCTGCTGCGCCAGGCGCGCAGCAGCCGACATCGCGAACGACGCCTCTGGACACTGGCGGCTGGCGGCGCCTTTGGTTTTGGCGCTTGGGCCAGCCACTTCATTGCGCTTCTGGGAGACGATTCACGCCACGATCACGCCCATTCGGCGGTCCTAACGCTGGCCAGCCAGGCCTCCGGACTGGCCGCCGGGCTCCTCGCCCTGCATCTGGCCGTGCCCGGGCAAACGGTCCGAGCAAAGGCCTTGGCGGCGACCCTGCTCGCCATCGGCTTCGGCGCCATGCACTATCTGGGAGGCCTCTCACTCCAGGTTGACACGACGTTCCGATGGCACCCCGGCCTTGTCGCCGCCTCCCTCCTTCTGCCCGCACTGTTCTTCTATCCCGCGCTCACCCACACGCTGGCGCGGCGCGGTGCAGGCACGCTGTGGCTCGCCGCCCTCCTGCTTGCGCTGGGCACGGCGCTCCTGCATCTTCTGGGATCGGCCGCACTGACACCGGGCCCCGAACATGGCGCACTGAGTGCTCCAGCCATCCCGGCAAGTTCCCTTGCCGGCTGGGTGGCCGCCGTCGCGCTGGCCGTGCTCGCGGCGGGCATGGCGACCCAACTCGTACGCAGCCAGGCCCAGGCGTCACTGCTGCGGAGCGAACGGCAATTCTCCGACCTCGTCCGCTCGATCTCGGACTATGCCATAGTCCTGCTCGGCACGGACGGCACCGTCACGCAGTGGAACGAAGGCGCGCGCAACCTGACCGGCTACAGCGCACAGGACATGCTCGGCATGCCCGTCGCGCGGCTGTTCAGCTATGGCGACCGCGGCGACGACCTGCCCGCGCGCACACTCGAGCATGCGCGCGAAACGGGCAGTGCCTCAGGCGAATGTCTCTACATGCGGCGAGACGGGTCCACGTTCTGGGGGCACGGCACCTTTCAGGCCACGCGCGGTCCCGAAGGGGGATTGGTCGGCTACTCGTTCGTCATGCGCGACGTGAGCGGGTTCAAGGCAGACAAGGACCTGATTGCCCAGACCTCGATGCGCCTCGACACCGCGCTGACCAACATGCACGAGGGCCTCGGCCTGTTCGATGCCGACGGCCACCTGGTGCTGTGCAACGCCCGCTTCCGCGAGCTATGGGGCCTCGATGACGCCGTGTGCGAAGCGGGTACACCGCTTGCCAAGATGGTCCGCGCCGGTTTCATGAACCCCGATGGGGCAGAGCACGCCACCCCCGCTCTTGCCCAGTACCGCCAGCTCCTGAAGGAGACTTTCGCCAACCCGTCCCTGCCCCCGATCACGATCGATTTCGACGGGGTCCTTGCCGTCTCGATTGCCAACCGCGCGCTGCCCGACGGTGGCTGGGTCACCACGTGCGATGATATCACCGAACAGCGCCGCTCCGAAGCGCGCATCGCGCACATGGCGCTGCACGACAGCCTCACCGGACTGCCCAACCGCACCCGCTTCAACCAGCGTCTCGACGACAAGCTGGCTTTGGCCAAGCGCACCCAAGGCAAGGTCGCCGTGATCGCGATGGACCTCGACCGTTTCAAGGACGTCAACGACACGCACGGCCATGCCGCCGGCGATGCACTGCTCCAGTCCATCGGCCGCGCGGTGACGGAGGGCACACTCGAGAGCGAAGTCGTCGCCCGGCTCGGCGGGGACGAGTTTGCCGCGGCCAAGATATTTACCGACACCCAGGACCTCAGCGAATTCGTCAGCCGACTGCACGCCTGCATCGCGGGCGCCAACGACTGCAGGGACATCGAGGTCGGCGCAAGTCTGGGCATCGCGATCTTTCCCGACGACGGCTCCGACCGGGAAACACTCCTCAACAACGCGGACCTTGCGATGTACCGCGCGAAGGGCCAGCGCGGCGAAAGCTGCTGCTGCTACGAGGAAGGCATGGACGCCGCCGCCCGGCGACGTCGCCTTCTGGCAGGAGACCTGCGCCAGGCCATCGCACGCGGTGAACTGCATTTGCTCTACCAGCCGCAGAGGTCTTTGCGCAGTGGCAAGCTCAGCGGTTACGAAGCCCTCCTGCGCTGGCAACATCCCCGCCTTGGCTTCATTCCACCCGACGAGTTTATCCCGATCGCCGAAGAAAGCGGATCGATATTCGCCATCGGCGAATGGGTGCTCGAGGAAGCCTGCCGCGAGGCCCAGCGCTGGCCGGGCGGAGAGAAAGTTGCGGTAAACCTGTCCGCCGTGCAGTTCTCCAAGCCCGATCTTGTCGCCACGATCCATGGCATCCTCGCCGAAACCGGTCTTTCCCCGCGCCGCCTCGAGCTCGAGATCACCGAAACCGCGATCATCGAAGACAAGCTGCGCGCACTCCACTGCCTGCGCCAAATGAAGGCGATGGGGATCGGGGTGGCCATCGACGACTTCGGCACGGGCTATTCCTCACTCGACACGCTCCACTCCTTTCCCTTCGACAAGATCAAGATCGACAAGTCCTTTCTCCTGCTCTCGGACACGAGCGCACAGGCCCGCGCGATCATCCGCGCCGTTCTTGCGTTGGGCAAGAGCCTCGCCATTCCGGTTCTGGCCGAAGGCGTGGAGACCGAGGCGCAGCTGCGAATTCTGGAGAACGAGGGCTGCGACGAGGCACAGGGGTACTATTTCGGCCGTCCTGGCGGGCCACCGAGCCACCCCCACTCCGATCTCACGCAAAAGACCGCCGTCAACACCTGACACACGATGTCTCAGGGTGACGCGCCTGCCAGCCTGCTGGCGCGCTTGATCGAGAACATGGACAGGCATCCCAACCTCGCGCACGGTGCAGATCTGCCCGCGGCCTTGTGAGGAGACCTTTGCCGATGAAGTCGATCGCCACCTTGACGATGAACCCGACCATCGATGTTTCCTACGACGTCGCCGAAATGCGGCACACCCACAAGATGCGCACCGACAACGAGTGGTACGCCCCTGGCGGCGGGGGGCTCAACGTCGCCCGCGTGTTCGTGCGGCTCGGCGGAAACGCGCGCTCGTTCTACCTATCGGGCGGAGCCACCGGCCCTGCGCTCGATGGCCTAGTCGATCTTCATCAACTGGTCCGTACGCGCATAGCCATTACCGGCCCCACCCGGGTCGCTTCGGCCGTGCTGGAACGCCAGAGCGGCAAGGAATACCGCTTCACCCCGCAAGGGCCGCGCATCGCGCCCGGCGAATGGAATGAATGCCTCGACCAACTGGACGAAACGGATGCCGACATCGTGGTCCTCAGCGGCTCGCTGCCTCCCGGCGTCCCCGATGACTTCTACGCGCAGGCCACGAGACGCCTGCGTCGCAAAGGGATCGAGGTGGTACTCGACAGCTCTGCCCCTGCCCTCTCCCATGGCATTGCCGAGGGCGACCTGCTGCTGGTCAAACCCAGTTCGGGCGAACTGGAAAGTTACCTAGGGACTTCCCTCAGCGGGCATTCCGCCATAGCCGACGCCGCCCGTCGCATTGTCGCAGAAGGCAAGGCCAGACTGGTTGCCGTAACTCTGGGGCATGAGGGGGCAATTCTGGCGCGGGCCGACGGTGCCTGGTTCCTCCCGGCATTGCCGATCGAAGCGGCAAGCGCGGTGGGGGCAGGCGACAGCTTTGTCGCGGCAATGGTCTATGCTCTCGCGCGGGGCGATGATGATCTCGCCGCATTCCGCATGGGGCTTGCCGCGGGAACCGCCGCCGTGCTGCGCGCAGGTACCGGGCTTGCACAAGCGGCCGACATCGCCCGCCTACTTAGACAAGTGCCTGATCCCGAACCACTATGATCTATACTGATTCGCTTTTTACGGAGGTTTTTCCGCTTGACGCAGGTGCAGCAATTATACCAAGGTGCATTGATCAGTACCCATGTGCCCATTGGCGCATTCCGATGGACATGATGCGCCAGGGCTGATCGACGAGCTTGTTCCATGCGAAGCAGCAGTGGTCGACGATGTCGTCGTAGGATTTGAAGATGCGGTTCGACAGCCAGTTGTCGCGCATGAACTGCCAGACGTTTTCGACTGGGTTGAGTTCGGGGCATCTCGGCGGCAGCGGCATCAGGGTGATGTTGGGAGGCACGACCAGTTCGGCCGATCCGTGCCATCCGGCCTGATCGAGCAGGAGGACTGCATGCGCGCCTGGCGCGACGTGGAAGGCAATTTCCTCGAGATGCATGCTCATTGCCTCGCTGTTGCAACGGGGCATGACGATGCCGGCGGCCTTGCCTTCGGCGGGACAGATCGCGCCGAACAGCCATGCCGAGGAGCGACGCTGGTCCTTCGGCGCCGATGGCCGGGTTCCGCGCTTCGCCCAGCGCCGGGTAAGCTTGGTCTGCTGGCCGATGCGGGCCTCGTCCTGCCACCATAGCTCTATCGGCGTTCCTCTCGGGAGCCGCCGCTTGATTTGCGCCAGACGGGCGCCGAAGTTTTTTTAAAATCGACGATGTCATCGCGCTTCTGGCCACGATGGCGCGGCCGGGCCGAGAGCTTGCGATAACCCATCGCACGAAGCTCGCGCCCGAGAGTGTGGCGTGTGACCGACAGCTCGAACTCGTCCCAGACCCACAGCGCCAGGTCAGCAAGCCGCCAACGCACGACGCCATGCGCCGCGGGGATCGGCCCCGCCTCGACGATCTCGGCGAGCCGGGCGCGCTGCTCGTCGTTCAGGATCGAAGCCCGCCCCGGAGCTTTGCGCGTTGCCAGACCGTCGGGACCTCCGTCGTTGAACCGCAGAACCCAGTCGCGCACGATCTGCAGCGTCACGCCGGCAATCTTCGCCGCTTCGCTGCGACTGCCGCCGTCCAGGATCAGCGCAACAGCCAACAGGCGTCGGACCTGATCGGCATCGCCACTTCGTCGTGCAAACCCTCGCAAATCCGCCGATGTGTAGTCAGATCGAACCCCAATCGCTGCCGCCATCGCAAGCCTCCATGTGCCTGCCATGATGAATCAGAAAATCACCAGCTTGGAAAGCGAGGACGTGAGTCAGCCTCAGCGCGCCTTGGTATTAGCCGGCACTTTCGCAAGTGCAGCATGATTTTGCGATAAACCGCCCACTCACTTCGCATCGGCACAATCCCTTAGGTCCAATACGGGACATTTTGGGCGCCTGACGCAAGCATATTTGCAATTATTGCTTTTCAGGCGGACATTTCTGTTGCACATTCCTCTCGAACAGTCTTTTAGACCGATACGAGTTTTGAAGAGGTTGGGAGAGAGCGCGCCGGGGGACACCTCCGGCGCGCCGATTTTTAAGGGGACCATCCTGGGGTTGAGGCACCGCCTCCCCCTCCCCCATCGCCCCCTTGTCTGTCATTCCGAAGCCAGGATTGCTCCGCAAGGCGCGTTCGGGTAGCGCGGAGCGCGCTGCAACCCACA is drawn from Novosphingobium decolorationis and contains these coding sequences:
- a CDS encoding IS630 family transposase (programmed frameshift); translated protein: MAAAIGVRSDYTSADLRGFARRSGDADQVRRLLAVALILDGGSRSEAAKIAGVTLQIVRDWVLRFNDGGPDGLATRKAPGRASILNDEQRARLAEIVEAGPIPAAHGVVRWRLADLALWVWDEFELSVTRHTLGRELRAMGYRKLSARPRHRGQKRDDIVDFKKNFGARLAQIKRRLPRGTPIELWWQDEARIGQQTKLTRRWAKRGTRPSAPKDQRRSSAWLFGAICPAEGKAAGIVMPRCNSEAMSMHLEEIAFHVAPGAHAVLLLDQAGWHGSAELVVPPNITLMPLPPRCPELNPVENVWQFMRDNWLSNRIFKSYDDIVDHCCFAWNKLVDQPWRIMSIGMRQWAHGY
- a CDS encoding IS110 family transposase → MSDNLPQTIGIDISKASLDCHAYPVGAERQFANTAKGHKALIAWLRQWPIERIAYEATGTYHRALEAALTNWPCVKLNPERARRFAQATGTLAKTDRIDAILLARMAATLQPVVRPARSPQQTQMAELINARDGLVRDRTALKNREKNLTIAFLKRQCRQRLEQIDRHIAALDAEISNLIAADAVLARRHQILTSIAGVGTLTANQLIATMPELGSLENKQAASLAGLAPIARQSGQWKGKSFIRGGRANVRQALYMPALVAARYNPDLKAKYQQLVTAGKPAKIAITAVMRKLVVTANALLKADRCWAQSQT
- a CDS encoding bifunctional diguanylate cyclase/phosphodiesterase; the protein is MGTSGTDTLDLIATSALQQSRMDLVLLAGIVCLMASGTTVLLLRQARSSRHRERRLWTLAAGGAFGFGAWASHFIALLGDDSRHDHAHSAVLTLASQASGLAAGLLALHLAVPGQTVRAKALAATLLAIGFGAMHYLGGLSLQVDTTFRWHPGLVAASLLLPALFFYPALTHTLARRGAGTLWLAALLLALGTALLHLLGSAALTPGPEHGALSAPAIPASSLAGWVAAVALAVLAAGMATQLVRSQAQASLLRSERQFSDLVRSISDYAIVLLGTDGTVTQWNEGARNLTGYSAQDMLGMPVARLFSYGDRGDDLPARTLEHARETGSASGECLYMRRDGSTFWGHGTFQATRGPEGGLVGYSFVMRDVSGFKADKDLIAQTSMRLDTALTNMHEGLGLFDADGHLVLCNARFRELWGLDDAVCEAGTPLAKMVRAGFMNPDGAEHATPALAQYRQLLKETFANPSLPPITIDFDGVLAVSIANRALPDGGWVTTCDDITEQRRSEARIAHMALHDSLTGLPNRTRFNQRLDDKLALAKRTQGKVAVIAMDLDRFKDVNDTHGHAAGDALLQSIGRAVTEGTLESEVVARLGGDEFAAAKIFTDTQDLSEFVSRLHACIAGANDCRDIEVGASLGIAIFPDDGSDRETLLNNADLAMYRAKGQRGESCCCYEEGMDAAARRRRLLAGDLRQAIARGELHLLYQPQRSLRSGKLSGYEALLRWQHPRLGFIPPDEFIPIAEESGSIFAIGEWVLEEACREAQRWPGGEKVAVNLSAVQFSKPDLVATIHGILAETGLSPRRLELEITETAIIEDKLRALHCLRQMKAMGIGVAIDDFGTGYSSLDTLHSFPFDKIKIDKSFLLLSDTSAQARAIIRAVLALGKSLAIPVLAEGVETEAQLRILENEGCDEAQGYYFGRPGGPPSHPHSDLTQKTAVNT
- a CDS encoding isocitrate lyase, translated to MTYQSTISAAGQTIGNEPNWNGIEAESVARMRLQNRFNTGLDIARYTAKIMRQDMAAYDADPANYTQSLGCWHGFIGQQKMISIKKHFGSTKGRYLYLSGWMVAALRSDFGPLPDQSMHEKTSVPALVEELYTFLKQADARELGGMFRDLDKARKGGDEMEAKRIETAIDNYETHVVPIIADIDAGFGNAEATYLLAKKFIEAGACCLQIENQVSDEKQCGHQDGKVTVPHEDFIAKIRAIRYAFMELGVEDGLIVARTDSLGAGLTKQIAYTRTAGDIGDQYNSYLDCEEVGAGEVGHGEVLISRDGKLMRPKRLPSNLYQFRKGTGEDRCVLDCINALRNGADLLWIETEKPHIGQIGGMVSRIREEMPNAKLVYNNSPSFNWTLNFRQQVYDAWEAAGRDLSGYDRAKLMSVDYDGTELAAEADERIRTFQRDAAREAGIFHHLITLPTYHTAALSTDNLAKEYFGEQGMLGYVKGVQRQEIRQGIACVKHQNMAGSDIGDDHKEYFAGEAALKAGGEHNTMNQFAA
- a CDS encoding 1-phosphofructokinase family hexose kinase, with amino-acid sequence MKSIATLTMNPTIDVSYDVAEMRHTHKMRTDNEWYAPGGGGLNVARVFVRLGGNARSFYLSGGATGPALDGLVDLHQLVRTRIAITGPTRVASAVLERQSGKEYRFTPQGPRIAPGEWNECLDQLDETDADIVVLSGSLPPGVPDDFYAQATRRLRRKGIEVVLDSSAPALSHGIAEGDLLLVKPSSGELESYLGTSLSGHSAIADAARRIVAEGKARLVAVTLGHEGAILARADGAWFLPALPIEAASAVGAGDSFVAAMVYALARGDDDLAAFRMGLAAGTAAVLRAGTGLAQAADIARLLRQVPDPEPL